One window from the genome of Saccharomyces mikatae IFO 1815 strain IFO1815 genome assembly, chromosome: 4 encodes:
- the RAV2 gene encoding Rav2p (similar to Saccharomyces cerevisiae RAV2 (YDR202C); ancestral locus Anc_8.410) yields the protein MSVKLFPNDRFGSSDKYDGLKDAVEECSWLIEEIVKPQLPNIIDNFSKCLEMLESDQIFKMPVSNGIPNESSKQNDSPTVKGVITRQGEYIIDFHIVVRFPQFQRGKQVMFRMNTGLNFLLVQFSKITTHLKNILELLDQLQLTTDVSEFVTKFGVAMELLNHSLILLQNPPRDLVFPEDNNYAMKEMFQDCYTVCESTAHILGLELTLCRNELCIELRNLVKVTKKPWCEINSKTGKSFCDKIRNQVTNERHKNLSKILLENGVQVQDSTLLNHLISSFQSETITLPEAQELLRRGVTFDNRVVMECEKLIVSTSDPTLISISSKLNSLKAAMANHQANLIASKQLSTDK from the coding sequence ATGAGTGTTAAATTATTTCCCAATGATAGGTTCGGTTCATCAGATAAGTACGACGGACTCAAAGATGCCGTAGAAGAATGCTCGTGGCTCATCGAAGAAATTGTCAAACCGCAACTGCCTAACATcattgataatttttctaAATGTTTGGAAATGCTAGAGAGTGATCAAATATTTAAGATGCCCGTATCTAATGGTATTCCCAACGAAAGCAGCAAACAGAATGACTCACCGACGGTCAAAGGTGTTATCACGAGGCAAGGCGAGTATATTATCGATTTCCATATAGTGGTAAGATTTCCACAATTCCAAAGGGGTAAACAAGTAATGTTCCGAATGAATACAGGGTTGAATTTTTTACTCGTCCAATTCAGCAAGATAACTACCCActtgaagaatattctGGAATTATTGGACCAACTCCAACTAACCACAGATGTTAGTGAATTCGTAACCAAATTTGGTGTCGCCATGGAACTATTAAACCATTCCTTAATACTTCTACAAAACCCTCCTAGAGACTTAGTGTTTCCAGAGGATAACAACTATGCCATGAAGGAAATGTTTCAAGACTGCTATACCGTTTGCGAATCCACAGCTCATATTTTGGGTCTAGAACTGACACTTTGCCGAAATGAGCTCTGTATAGAATTACGAAATCTTGTTAAGGTGACAAAGAAACCTTGGTGCGAGATCAATAGTAAAACCGGCAAGTCGTTTTGTGACAAGATAAGAAATCAAGTGACAAATGAAAGACACAAGAACTTGTCCAAAATTCTCTTAGAGAACGGTGTTCAAGTCCAGGATTCCACCTTACTTAACCACctcatttcttcttttcaaagcgAAACAATAACACTCCCAGAAGCCCAAGAACTATTAAGGAGAGGCGTTACTTTTGATAATAGGGTAGTCATGGaatgtgaaaaattaataGTGTCTACAAGCGACCCAACTTTGATCAGTATAAGCTCCAAATTGAACAGCCTCAAAGCTGCGATGGCAAATCATCAAGCTAATTTAATTGCTAGCAAACAATTAAGTACAGATAAGTAG
- the MSC2 gene encoding metal cation transporter MSC2 (similar to Saccharomyces cerevisiae MSC2 (YDR205W); ancestral locus Anc_8.413), which produces MELQDLLAKVPLLLSYPTIILSSKLIVPSQNDLISRTGIRSVEHAEQGLAFFSIDHSIRLIFLPMFIASSFNLFAYYFNFVNYSSQRKYYVLFAAFFLISILNAIFHPIQSTCITLLIIKLLTTAGELSSKISLNFKTILKTFMPFIIMTLVILRSDSSSDASASDMNKLIIHLVTYALLVFILRYASPLLLSTLPSSMDFVSKDGSITQDVISRNKRFPLMIILPFVSFILLYLMTIINNTYNIQLLMVFVFYGCLTIFSLSLKDVFTENINQEKRTEENEHCHKFEINYMISHFWLTKFTVLSTGVMAIVVHFLSFNEITSSIKTDLLSLLFVIVADYVSNSLNIHPDSHSHDHAHHSHSSDSLSLENESIFRQMALNKDTRSIFSFLLLNTAFMFVQLLYSFRSKSLGLLSDSLHMALDCTSLLLGLIAGILTKKPASDKFPFGLNYLGTLAGFTNGVLLLGIVCGIFVEAVERIFNPIHLHATNELLVVATLGLLVNLVGLFAFDHGAHDHGGTDNENMKGIFLHILADTLGSVGVVISTLLIKLTHWPIFDPIASLMIGSLILLSALPLLKSTSANILLRLDDKKHNLVKSALNQISTTPGITGYTTPRFWPTESSSSAHSHSHGHSHSHLEDHSHEFHHDKPCDSQKNPTLVGYIHVQYVDGENSTIIKKRVEKIFENVRIEAWVQVEPKNSTCWCRGTSMNTILTNPNSLPLQPIAN; this is translated from the coding sequence ATGGAACTGCAAGATCTATTGGCAAAAGTTCCGTTGTTGCTATCGTATCCGACTATAATTCTGTCCAGTAAATTGATTGTACCTTCTCAAAATGATCTCATATCAAGGACAGGTATTAGATCAGTAGAGCACGCTGAACAAGGGCTAGCATTTTTTAGTATAGATCATAGTATAAGACTGATATTTCTTCCAATGTTCATTGCTTCTTCCTTTAATCTGTTTGCATACTATTTTAACTTTGTCAACTACTCCAGCCAAAGAAAGTATTATGTTTTATTTGCTGCATTTTTTCTAATATCAATATTAAATGCGATTTTCCATCCAATTCAGTCAACATGTATCACTTTATTGATTATTAAACTATTAACTACTGCCGGTGAGCTCTCATCTAAAATTTCTCTCAATTTCAAGACCATTTTGAAAACGTTCATgccttttattattatgacACTTGTTATATTGCGCAGTGATTCTTCGTCGGACGCTAGTGCCAGCGATATGAATAAATTAATTATTCATTTAGTTACTTATGCTCTTCTAGTGTTTATACTAAGGTATGCGTCACCGCTGCTATTATCGACCTTACCAAGTAGCATGGATTTCGTGTCTAAAGACGGCAGCATCACACAGGATGTGATAAGTAGAAACAAGAGATTTCCactaatgataatattaccatttgtttcttttattctGTTGTACTTAATGACTATCATAAACAATACTTACAATATTCAGTTATTGATGGTGTTTGTGTTTTACGGATGTTTGACTATCTTCTCTCTATCGTTAAAGGATGTGTTCACAGAGAATATaaaccaagaaaagagaacCGAAGAGAATGAGCATTGCCACAAGTTCGAAATAAACTACATGATTTCCCATTTTTGGTTGACAAAATTTACTGTGTTATCAACGGGTGTGATGGCTATTGTGGTGcattttttatcctttAATGAGATCACTTCTTCCATTAAAACTGACTTGCTCAGTTTGCTTTTCGTCATAGTGGCAGATTATGTTTCCAATTCATTAAACATACATCCTGATTCGCATTCCCATGATCATGCACATCATTCTCACTCCAGCGATTCGTTGTctcttgaaaatgaaagtatATTCAGGCAAATGGCTTTGAACAAGGATACCAGAtccatcttttctttcctatTATTGAATACTGCTTTCATGTTTGTACAacttttatattctttccGTTCCAAGTCACTGGGCTTATTATCTGATTCGTTACATATGGCCTTAGACTGCACATCTTTACTATTAGGTTTGATTGCCGGTATACTGACCAAGAAACCAGCAAGTGATAAATTTCCTTTCGGTTTAAACTACCTCGGCACTTTGGCAGGTTTCACTAATGGTGTTCTGTTACTGGGTATAGTATGCGGTATCTTTGTAGAGGCagttgaaagaattttcaaCCCCATTCACCTGCATGCGACAAATGAATTGTTGGTTGTTGCTACATTAGGGTTGTTGGTTAACCTTGTTGGTTTGTTTGCTTTTGATCATGGTGCTCATGACCATGGCGGTACGGATAACGAGAATATGAAgggtatttttttacataTATTAGCGGATACATTAGGTTCTGTTGGCGTTGTTATTTCGACATTGTTAATCAAATTAACACATTGGCCCATCTTTGATCCAATCGCCTCTTTAATGATTGGTTCCTTGATCTTGCTTAGCGCCCTACCCTTGTTGAAATCTACTTCTGCAAACATTTTACTAAGATTGGATGACAAGAAGCATAACTTAGTAAAGAGTGCACTAAACCAAATTTCAACGACTCCGGGAATCACCGGTTACACAACTCCTCGGTTTTGGCCTACTGAGTCAAGCAGTTCTGCGCATTCTCATTCTCATGGTCACTCGCATTCTCATTTAGAGGATCACAGCCATGAGTTTCATCATGATAAGCCATGCGATTCACAAAAGAATCCAACATTGGTAGGGTATATTCATGTACAGTATGTAGACGGCGAGAATTCCACaatcatcaagaaaagagttgaaaaaatatttgaaaatgtgAGGATCGAAGCATGGGTTCAAGTTGAGCCTAAAAATTCTACCTGTTGGTGTCGTGGTACTTCGATGAATACGATATTAACCAACCCTAATTCTCTACCCCTACAACCCATAGCGAATTGA
- the COQ4 gene encoding ubiquinone biosynthesis protein COQ4 (similar to Saccharomyces cerevisiae COQ4 (YDR204W); ancestral locus Anc_8.411), with protein sequence MFRLSVLRSAGTSTVASQCRGIILPAAAMYTLSSFIFGKDARLADAMERGELHNKNVDYAKEAKERTESRIRALANSRPMKPRYEGHVPLYRYEKLLLFAISGWNSFFHPEDGYNIVQLGEATALPIFLESLKQTMLSDSSGRRILKEQPNITTDTLHIEKLAKLPHNTFGYVYYQWLKRENVSPDTRAPVKFIDDPMHAYIFKRYRQCHDFYHAITNMPIIIEGEVTIKALEGANLGVPMAILGGFLAPLRLKKVQRKRLYDIYLPWAVRTGLSCKPLINVYWEEMLEKDVATLRKDLQITLPPDLRTMRKNRAALRSEIDAKYNSHK encoded by the coding sequence ATGTTTAGACTATCTGTACTAAGATCAGCAGGTACATCAACAGTGGCATCTCAATGTCGTGGGATAATCCTCCCTGCAGCGGCAATGTATACATTGAGTTCATTCATATTTGGTAAGGACGCAAGGTTAGCGGATGCCATGGAACGTGGTGAGTTACATAACAAGAACGTTGATTATGCAAAAGAGGCCAAAGAACGCACTGAGTCGCGTATCAGAGCTCTGGCCAATAGCAGACCAATGAAACCTCGGTACGAAGGCCATGTCCCTCTTTATCGATACGAgaaattgttattgtttGCAATTTCCGGCTGGAATTCATTCTTCCATCCTGAGGATGGTTACAATATCGTCCAGCTGGGCGAAGCTACTGCCTTGCCTATCTTTTTAGAGAGCTTGAAGCAAACAATGCTTAGCGATTCCTCTGGGAGACGTATTTTAAAGGAACAGCCCAATATTACAACTGATACTTTGCACATAGAAAAGTTGGCTAAATTGCCACATAATACCTTTGGCTACGTGTACTATCAATGgctgaaaagagaaaatgtTTCTCCAGACACCAGAGCGCCCGTAAAATTCATCGATGATCCTATGCATGCATACATCTTCAAGAGGTATAGACAATGCCATGACTTCTACCACGCTATAACCAACATGCCTATTATAATTGAAGGGGAGGTAACTATAAAGGCTCTCGAAGGTGCCAACTTGGGCGTCCCCATGGCTATACTTGGTGGTTTTCTTGCACCTTTGCGTCTAAAAAAGGTCCAGAGAAAAAGACTATATGATATATACCTACCCTGGGCTGTCAGAACAGGTTTAAGCTGTAAACCATTGATCAATGTGTATTGGGAGGAAATGTTGGAGAAGGACGTCGCTACTTTAAGGAAAGACCTGCAAATAACACTTCCTCCAGATCTAAGGACAATGAGAAAGAATCGTGCAGCCCTCAGAAGTGAGATTGATGCAAAATACAATTCACACAAATGA
- the SPC19 gene encoding Spc19p (similar to Saccharomyces cerevisiae SPC19 (YDR201W); ancestral locus Anc_8.409), protein MTDALEQSVFALERTVLVLKDSIESLKHANEPSTNLASTMLQTKRVFRLVPEYDVERSKLDLIEEVEPLVRTLGDKLRKSMSKMQRELDTLQQTYELNDLRLKKNISMNDDGILHSSDMGHEDDGKDADISTDVVMMASSTNEELEELKKLKERKKQLEIKLQILKQK, encoded by the coding sequence ATGACGGATGCCTTGGAACAGAGTGTCTTTGCCTTAGAGAGAACAGTCTTGGTACTGAAGGATTCTATTGAATCTTTAAAACATGCAAATGAACCTAGCACGAACCTTGCGTCGACGATGCTACAAACCAAAAGAGTTTTCCGTTTAGTTCCTGAGTATGATGTTGAAAGGTCGAAATTAGATTTGATTGAGGAGGTGGAACCATTAGTAAGGACGCTGGGTGATAAATTACGGAAATCTATGAGTAAAATGCAAAGGGAACTGGATACATTGCAGCAGACTTACGAATTGAATGATTTGAGgttaaagaagaacattAGTATGAATGACGACGGTATTCTGCATAGTTCAGATATGGGCCACGAAGATGACGGTAAAGATGCAGATATAAGCACAGATGTGGTCATGATGGCATCTTCTACTAATGAGGAATTGGAAGAACTGAAGAAGttaaaggaaagaaaaaagcaaTTGGAGATTAAGTTGCAAATACTCAAACAGAAATAA
- the EBS1 gene encoding Ebs1p (similar to Saccharomyces cerevisiae EBS1 (YDR206W) and EST1 (YLR233C); ancestral locus Anc_8.415), protein MGQSNTQTEDIATAFNGIKSQLNSILKSNQLFHDYALLNGFLAFAHSKLNAVVLSSIDSQYSLCQSRSSSVADVTTFDYSDISTILDFSWESVHYPIFKWFQMWRNYVLFEKENKKQQTRYIDFRKMNSKMLKFFKTVQNFYANIINAVHKRYNVVALLPRKIIQDLMLSDIDGDSSVVKSFNSDSPFAHLILTIFHRCLLFLGTAYRYKSLLEEISNKYSISNFKKSLDYFRLASLTLPSAGETYSQAGTVFLQTGNLGTAVFSFVKGMMTKMPSPVSIKNFRALMVDNKSSLNRSLHTTIMNTYLQESKGVKPPAKDILEFYYLGLFGSVWSPRSWRDDTKPNQLNNGIKLKYLEDVLYEMMSTRYLKHIQIIFNNLIITIGGFHLLLKRRSDVGTNTLTDLRSNELDYLNFAFKFIGHILNDIVKESWSEHSEVPEILGMVRIINCWIKSNPMVFQYAQSNVEFVNAMAYFMNDVMKKKKNLSSSITERTPKRTYWFEEDLMVKGLSFINFQLSDFNDYDEIFQMDRNFDRLIGDPPSSDKQSVSSEMLLRLQGVVRFIYQLLMENKCGVEWSDNKSRYIFTKKIGLKKTIKTDIKASKQSNEVRLQRKSKCFTTNSISMAHLERQMRSSSLNSSSPTMGYSGSSVPMAPETFNVKPSGIITGKNKMNVEMFEIEVSGQKVDDITTDLSPDYSSAPTSSSNSTGSSSFDLNSILSSAQNKPSENSFAQKPNEQRVVNDIRNQIPNSMQESVYPPRQLSSISSLSSAYQNSMMSSPASMVSYPYNFLNQQRQGVFPPFNVQDSQWQQEAHALYSRNLTNPAWVGGQHQTPAPPPVYAHPQQSIFQQPMQFPYGTQNSTESIKGDDPNSMF, encoded by the coding sequence ATGGGACAATCGAATACCCAAACAGAGGATATTGCTACCGCTTTCAATGGTATAAAAAGTCAATTGAACAGCATATTGAAATCAAATCAGTTATTTCATGATTATGCGTTATTGAACGGGTTCTTGGCATTTGCTCATTCCAAATTGAATGCTGTGGTCCTCTCTTCCATAGATTCCCAATATTCTTTATGTCAATCTAGAAGTTCATCTGTGGCCGATGTCACTACCTTTGATTACAGCGATATATCTACAATATTAGATTTTTCGTGGGAAAGTGTACACTATCCAATATTCAAATGGTTCCAGATGTGGAGAAATTACGTTCTTTTTGAGAAGGAGAACAAGAAACAGCAGACTAGATATATTGACTTTAGAAAAATGAACTCGAAAATGTTGAAGTTTTTCAAGACAGTACAAAACTTTTATGCTAACATTATCAACGCTGTTCATAAAAGGTATAATGTAGTTGCACTTTTGCCGAGGAAGATTATTCAAGACTTAATGTTAAGTGATATTGATGGTGACAGTTCTGTAGTGAAATCATTCAACAGCGATAGTCCGTTCGCACATCTAATCCTAACAATTTTCCATCGATGTCTGTTATTTTTAGGAACAGCGTATCGTTATAAAAGCCtccttgaagaaatttccaaCAAATACAGCATATCTAATTTTAAGAAATCATTGGATTATTTTCGCTTAGCTTCGTTAACGTTGCCTAGCGCTGGTGAAACATATTCGCAAGCGGGAACGGTGTTCCTTCAGACAGGAAATTTGGGGACTGCTGTATTCAGTTTTGTCAAGGGTatgatgacgaagatgCCAAGTCCTGTGTCAATTAAAAACTTCCGCGCGTTAATGGTAGACAATAAAAGTTCATTAAATCGTAGTTTGCATACAACTATTATGAACACCTACTTGCAAGAATCTAAAGGAGTGAAACCTCCTGCTAAAGATATTTTAGAGTTTTATTACCTTGGCCTCTTTGGATCTGTTTGGTCTCCTAGAAGTTGGAGGGATGATACGAAACCGAACCAGTTAAATAACGGTATTAaattaaaatatttggaGGACGTTCTTTATGAAATGATGTCAACGAGATACCTTAAACATATCCAGATAATCTTCAACAATTTGATCATTACAATTGGTGGGTTTCActtattattgaaaagacGTTCTGATGTGGGTACAAATACCTTAACGGATTTACGTAGCAATGAATTGGATTATCTAAATTTCGCATTTAAATTTATTGGACATATTTTAAATGATATCGTGAAGGAATCATGGAGCGAACACTCTGAAGTTCCTgaaatattaggtatggTAAGAATTATCAATTGTTGGATAAAATCGAACCCTATGGTTTTTCAATATGCTCAAAGTAACGTAGAGTTTGTTAATGCCATGGCGTACTTCATGAACGATgtcatgaaaaaaaaaaaaaatctttcttctaGTATAACAGAACGCACGCCCAAAAGAACCTACTGGTTTGAAGAAGACTTGATGGTGAAAGGTTTGTCGTTTAtcaattttcaattatcCGATTTTAATGATtatgatgaaatttttcaaatggaCCGTAATTTCGATAGATTAATTGGGGATCCACCGTCATCCGACAAACAATCAGTATCATCAGAAATGCTGTTGAGACTACAAGGTGTGGTAAGATTTATTTACCAATTATTGATGGAAAACAAATGTGGTGTGGAATGGTCAGATAATAAATCACGTTATATCTTTACTAAGAAAATCGGACTAAAAAAGACCATTAAAACTGATATAAAGGCATCGAAGCAATCAAACGAGGTTAGgttacaaagaaaaagtaaatgTTTCACTACTAACTCAATCTCTATGGCACATTTGGAGAGACAAATGAGAAGCAGctctttgaattcttcTTCCCCAACCATGGGTTATAGTGGTTCATCTGTACCTATGGCACCGGAAACGTTCAACGTTAAGCCCAGCGGCATAATAACAGGAAAAAACAAGATGAATGTAGAAatgtttgaaattgaagtaAGCGGCCAAAAAGTCGATGACATCACTACTGATTTATCGCCTGATTACAGTAGCGCACCAACCTCCTCTTCGAATTCCACAGGTTCATCATCCTTTGATTTGAATAGCATTCTATCTTCAGCGCAAAACAAGCCCTCGGAAAATTCATTTGCGCAAAAGCCAAACGAACAAAGGGTAGTTAATGATATTCGCAATCAGATTCCAAATTCAATGCAAGAAAGTGTGTATCCACCACGACAACTGTCGtcaatatcttcattaAGCTCCGCGTATCAAAATTCCATGATGTCTTCACCAGCCTCAATGGTATCCTATCCTTACAATTTCTTAAACCAGCAAAGGCAAGGAGTTTTTCCACCTTTCAATGTCCAAGATTCACAATGGCAACAGGAAGCACATGCGCtatattcaagaaatttaaCGAATCCGGCGTGGGTGGGTGGTCAGCATCAAACGCCGGCGCCTCCACCAGTCTATGCACATCCGCAACAGTCGATATTTCAACAACCCATGCAGTTTCCTTATGGCACACAGAACAGCACTGAAAGCATTAAGGGAGATGATCCCAACAGTATGTTTTAG
- the UME6 gene encoding DNA-binding transcriptional regulator UME6 (similar to Saccharomyces cerevisiae UME6 (YDR207C); ancestral locus Anc_8.416) yields MLDKAGSQSKHMDESNAAASLLSMETTANNQHYLHNKTARHTLTNSSQDGRSHAEDEGSDGTNPRHPTISSASIESVKTSYDENPLLSIMRLTCAPNNTPVHTPSVSPSLQVGGGTDVKDDSKENDATVAATTSLQDRRNSDNAGHGAASPLAPSNTPSDPKSLCNGHPVEGRVAQVSDTIQLQHATMNDVVFPYSSTSTNNNAAAVAAATTVVAGAKEKIQLPPPAAPPISSPGTTAAGSGSGSGLRSRTESDLPLMITSANKNNGKNTNSPLSILSRNNSTNDNENNSFHSSDSRDSSSNNEIGRFLRCETKPRSNGSNDFQSQHSNHDDQYAIGVAPRNFYFNKDREITDPNVKLDENESKVNISFWLNSKYRDEAYSLNESSSNNASSNTDTPINSRRTNTSSSIPSRNNFQHFRFNQAPSQPPTSASSFTSTNNNIGHNNNINSNSHNIQRNTINRGEDPFATSSRPSTGFFYGDLPHRNNKNSPFRANEPYIPPPPPKYINSKLDGLRSRLLLGPNSASSSTKLDDDLGTAAAVLSNMRSSPYRGHDRPISNVNNINNTNTLGVPASRPHSSSFPSKGVLRPILLRIHNSDHQQTAFENNNSTAVFDEDQDQDQDLSSYHLNLNSKKVIDPSFESRARQVTWNKNGKRIDRRLSAPEQQQQLEVPPLKKSRRSVGNARAVSQTNSDHNSFGESATSSAPSSPSLKASSSSLAYAVDYPNTTSPGSTKSKGKTTKSRTKTKAKQSSKKRSSNNNSKSKANNSQELNTTASSTSQGTRSRTGCWICRLRKKKCTEERPHCFNCERLKLDCHYDAFKPDFVSDPKKKQMKLEEIKKKTKEAKRRAMKKK; encoded by the coding sequence ATGCTAGACAAGGCGGGCTCTCAAAGCAAACACATGGACGAATCCAATGCGGCTGCCTCTCTGCTTTCCATGGAAACAACCGCCAACAATCAGCACTATCTGCACAACAAAACGGCTCGTCACACGCTCACGAATAGCAGCCAAGATGGCAGAAGTCACGCAGAGGATGAAGGTAGCGATGGAACAAATCCCCGACATCCTACTATCTCCAGTGCTAGCATTGAATCTGTCAAGACCAGTTACGACGAAAACCCTCTACTTTCTATCATGAGATTGACGTGTGCGCCCAATAATACTCCGGTGCATACTCCGTCGGTTTCGCCGAGTTTGCAAGTGGGAGGTGGCACTGATGTCAAAGATGATTCTAAGGAAAACGATGCTACTGTAGCGGCCACTACCAGTCTTCAAGATCGCCGTAACAGCGATAACGCTGGCCACGGTGCCGCCAGCCCACTCGCGCCTTCCAATACGCCTTCGGATCCTAAGTCGCTGTGTAACGGCCATCCCGTAGAAGGTAGAGTTGCACAGGTTTCGGATACCATCCAGCTGCAGCATGCTACAATGAACGATGTTGTTTTCCCTTACTCCTCCACCTCAACTAATAACAAcgctgctgctgttgctgctgctactACTGTCGTCGCCGGcgccaaagaaaaaatacagTTGCCGCCACCAGCAGCTCCACCTATTTCTTCCCCCGGTACCACCGCAGCTGGTTCGGGCTCGGGCTCGGGTCTGCGTTCCCGCACAGAATCGGATTTGCCGCTCATGATTACCAGCGCCAACAAAAACAATGGGAAGAATACCAATTCGCCGCTGTCAATACTGAGCAGAAACAACAGCACCAATGACAACGAGAACAACTCGTTCCACAGCTCTGATTCGAGAGATTCCTCTAGTAATAATGAGATCGGCCGGTTTTTGCGCTGCGAAACCAAGCCTAGAAGCAATGGTTCGAACGACTTTCAATCCCAGCATAGTAACCATGATGATCAGTACGCCATAGGTGTGGCCCCCAGAAATTTCTATTTCAATAAGGATAGAGAAATAACTGACCCGAACGTAAAGCTGGATGAGAACGAATCCAAAGTTAACATCTCGTTCTGGCTAAATTCGAAGTATAGAGATGAGGCCTACTCTTTGAACGAATCGTCCTCCAACAACGCAAGTTCGAACACGGATACGCCCATCAACTCTCGGCGTACGAATACCAGCTCCTCTATTCCCAGCAGAAACAATTTTCAGCATTTTAGGTTTAACCAGGCCCCTTCTCAGCCTCCAACTTCAGCATCTTCATTTACAAGCACAAACAATAACATCGGCCACAATAACAACatcaacagcaacagccACAACATTCAACGAAACACTATCAATCGTGGAGAAGACCCGTTTGCCACTTCATCAAGGCCTTCTACTGGGTTTTTCTACGGCGATTTGCCACATCGtaacaacaaaaatagTCCCTTCCGTGCAAATGAACCATACATCCCGCCACCCCCACCGAAGTATATCAATTCTAAGTTGGATGGATTGAGATCAAGATTATTGCTTGGTCCGAATTCTGCATCTTCATCTACTAAACTTGACGACGACTTGGGTACGGCCGCAGCCGTACTATCAAACATGAGATCATCTCCATATAGAGGTCATGATAGACCTATTTCAAATGTcaataatatcaataacACAAATACACTCGGCGTACCGGCTAGCAGACCTCATTCGTCATCTTTCCCATCAAAGGGTGTTTTGAGACCAATCCTATTACGTATTCATAATTCCGACCATCAACAAACggcttttgaaaacaacaaTTCCACAGCtgtttttgatgaagatcAAGATCAAGACCAAGACCTGTCCTCTTACCATTTAAACCTGAACTCTAAAAAGGTCATAGACCCCTCTTTCGAGTCAAGAGCAAGACAAGTTACTTGGAATAAAAATGGCAAGCGAATAGACAGACGCCTATCTGCACCGgaacaacagcaacaactAGAAGTACCGCCGTTGAAGAAATCGAGAAGATCAGTTGGGAACGCAAGAGCTGTGAGCCAAACCAATAGCGATCATAATTCCTTTGGCGAATCAGCGACTTCCTCAGCACCTTCATCTCCTTCATTAAAGgcatcttcttctagtttAGCATATGCTGTTGATTATCCCAATACTACTTCTCCCGGTTCGACTAAATCTAAGGGAAAAACAACCAAGTCTAGGACAAAAACCAAGGCGAAgcaatcttcaaaaaaaagatcaagCAATAACAACTCTAAATCAAAAGCAAACAATTCACAAGAATTGAACACCACTGCTTCCTCAACCTCTCAAGGTACAAGGTCTCGTACCGGTTGCTGGATTTGTCGgttaagaaaaaagaagtgtACCGAAGAAAGACCACACTGTTTCAATTGCGAAAGGTTGAAACTGGACTGTCATTATGACGCATTCAAACCTGATTTCGTATCCGacccaaagaaaaagcaaatgaaactggaagaaatcaagaaaaaaacaaaagaagccAAAAGGAGagcaatgaaaaaaaagtaa